One Nicotiana tomentosiformis chromosome 1, ASM39032v3, whole genome shotgun sequence genomic window, TATGAGAAGCTGTGGTCTTTACAAAACTGACCACCTTTTTTTACCTGCCCCTTTGAGAGGCCAGCTATTATCTGCAGTATATGAGGCATTAAACGAATTCGAAGTCCAAGTAGTGTGCTCTTTTAAAAGAAGTTCTGGAGTACGATTAGTAAAAAATGTCATTGCTTTTTGCCTTGATACGAGTAGCAAAAACTTCTGTGAAATTTGAGAGTTGTGAATGCTTGTTAGGCGGCTTGTTATATATTCTCTCGCTCTTCTTTAATTCAGGATTGACAATAGATGGAAGTCAATTAGACTTCGGGAAAATTTGTATAGTTTGGTTCTGATCAGTTGGTTTATGCTATTTCAGTTTGAAGATGTCACTTTTGACTGGCTTTATTGGCCACAAGCTCGTCAGCCTTTTAGCTCCGAAACCATTGAGTACATAAAATCACTCGATGCGGAAGAAGACATTGCCTTGTTGAAGTTTTACGGGTGGGACATGCCTTTGGAAAGTGCCCGCACACTCCGCATCTCTACTATGCTTTTGAAGAAAGGTGCAGAGAGGGGCCTCACGGCATTTACCATTGGGAACATCATGTGCAGAGAAACCTTGAACAAGGAATCTGTGATTGAGGAGATTGTTCAAGAAGCACTGGAATCTGTGCTTCCTGGCTCAAGTGAAGATGCATTCCTTGAGACCGTCTCGCATGTAATGGATCGCCTCTTTGATGAGATTTCCTATTGATATTTCACTGAAGAATTGGTACATAGGTGTACATAGGAGAGTCTGCGGACACCTATTGTCTGCATGCATCAACTTAAAGAGAATATCCTGATTCATTGCTTTCAATTCATTTTCGCAGTTAACCAAGTTCTTTATCTCGGTGTCAATTCTCAAAATACTGTAAAGTTTGTTCATCTTTTTTTATGCTGGATTAAGTTGAAGACACAATATCCTTTTCCTTAAATAATAGTTTACGTTCTTGTATACTTATTAAATATGTTTGCAGGAGCCAAGGCTGTTGACATTGTTGGTTAAGCTTCAACCTAGGTAGAGGAATAAGAAACCGAGACTCGGATGAGTTGTGTGCTAGTTTTAGCCCTTTTGGGTGGTACATAACTCAAGTAATGAACAAAGCTAAGATCTCAACAGATCTGTTTTATTGTACAAAGTTGTACATTAATTTTTTCTGAGCCCTTTGGAGTTGAAAGATTCAAGGTGAATGTTTGCTAGTAGATCCAACTAACTCCTTTGCTACATTGCTGCACCTTTCCACCTTTTGATAGGATGGGTTTGGTATGAAGTGGgacatcatttcatttttattaaaCCTTAACTTGATGCAGAGTTCACTTCAAACGTAATTATGCAAACCTTATTTCTCACTCAAAACTCTTTAAGTAATTCTTAAACCTCCAATCCCCTACGGAAACACAATTGAGAAAGCAACTATATAAGCATCTTAAAATCAATCAATTGACTTAAGTTTGTTCTTTTCGAAAACCATTTCAATCCTTTACTAGTAAATATGTGTCTTTTAAGTAAATTAAGAGTTCTCTAAAATTAAAGGTTTCCACTCGTTCTTAAACTGACAACAAATCTGTAATTAAACTAAGAAAGACTAAATATCAGATTTAATGTAACTATTAGATCAAACATGTGTTTATTAACTCATATACGTGTCATCTATGTTGCCTACTACACCAAAATGAAATGCTTACGAGAATTTTGTCTGCTCAGTTGGAAAAAAAGGATAAATATGATACAAATAGTAACCAAACTATTTTTGTTAACTTCTAACAAAAGgcaaaattaaacaaaaatttaTAGTATAGGAGCAAATATAGGCTTTTTTCCCTTGTATGAATTTTTGCTgcttaaaatattttttcaacatTTGTTCCTTCAcgagaaagaaaaggaaaaaggggTAACTAGCACTTTCCTTAATATTGACAGAAGAAGACAAATCACTGTAGTAAATCCAGACCATTTAACCAAGCAGTCAGTGATATACCaatctctctcttttctctctttGCCTTTGTCTCTTGTTTTTATCCTTTTTCTTTAGTGCCAATGATATGCTACCCAGCACTTTATTGACAATATCCCTCCCCCTTTCCTACTATTCCACATTCTTGCCACTAAATTTTCCCAACTGGGGCTGTTCAAAAGCATTAATCTTTAGCCATGTTTGATCCTTACAGATCTAAACCCAGTAGTAGAGGCCGCACTAACTTGGCTTCTTGTTGTGTTGCCACTTTCTTCTTGATCTTACTCATTGTAGGCATTATTGTCGTCTACTTCTTCCTTTTCAAacccaaaactcccaaaatcgCCGTCGACGCCGTTCAATTCCCCACCTTCTCCGTTACTAACGGCAGCGTTAACTTCACCTTCTTCCAGTACGTCTCCGTCACAAACCCAAATCGCGATGAGTTCACTCACTACGACAGCTCGCTTCAGCTCAGTTACTCCGGCGAGCCGGTGGGTGTAGTGTTTATTCCAGCCGGCAAGATCGACGGTGGTCGGACGCAGCATATGTCGGCGAAGTTTGATGTTCAGTCTTACCCGCTTCCGGCAACTTTGAGAGCTGATGTCTCAGGCGGCGGGGTGGTTTCTACGGCGGCGGCGAACGGCGGAGGTGGGGTTGGAAGGGGACCCACAATGGAGGTGGAAACGAGGATGAAGTTGGTGGGGAGGGTGAGGGTGTTGAAGGTGTTTACACATAGGGTGGATAGTGGAGTGAAGTGTAAAGTGGTGATTCAAGTCAGCAGCGGCTCTGTTTTAGGCGTCCGTTGCTGATACATGACTTTCTTGCTGTTAATTAATTACATTTCAGCTTCTGATCAAGGCATTGTTAAAAGGGAAATTGCAGATGTATTTGTATTAGAAATTAGGCGAATGCAAGTGCACAAATTGATGAAGAATTGTTTTTTGTGCTTTGGCTTATGTATAATTATGGCGATTGTCAAACTGCAACATGTTTTATGATTGTTAAAATGGTCAGAAGACAATTGCTTTTGGCCACTTCCAGATTTCTCATCATTGTGACTAGTCTACTCTGCATCATTCCATTTTTATCAATATTATGATTTGCACTTTTGACCAACTTGCTCATTTGCGCTAATTTACAGCTTAAGCAAGTCAGCAAGTTGTTTGTTGCCTTTGGTGTAAAGTATGAATGGTAAATGATGTAAGTAGAGTTGAGCTATAAGCTGTAGCTGAGTTTATTTGGTTTTTAAAACCTCACATAAAGCGATTCTATTGCTACAACTTTGGAATGCAGATTATGGTAAGAAAACTAAGATGCAGTTATGGAGGTCTAATTTATGGAATTTCTCTTATATAACATGTTTTTTTCAAGTCGACTAAGTTTCTATTCGGGAGTCTTGCAGTTGCAACGTTTTCTATTGTTACGCTGAAAGGTATTAAAACAACAAAGATGAAGAATGCTAAAGATGGATCTCCTCCATAAAAGTTATTAGTCACAAAAAAGTTGTATTAGTCACATTTTTGCATATTTACAAGATCCACAAGATGTTCAATCATAGTATGATTCTTAGAAATCAAATGACAAGGGTATCCCATGTTGTTACAAGGACAACAACACGACAGGTTTTTTCTTCTCAATCTCATATTTCAGGGTACCTCTCTAAATGAATGATCGCCTCTTTCAAGGTCAAACTAACTGACTCTTCGTAACTTTCGACCTCAGAAACGGGAGAATACTCAGAAGCAGAGGATACTGTCGAAGGCAGAACGTAAAGAATCAATCTGCAAATTGAGTCAACACAGACTTCTAAATCACAGTAAACTTTCTACTTTTAATAATGTGAATTTTCAGAGAAGTGCTTTAACAGTTCTGATATAATTACATTACCATCCCCATCAGAGAGGTGTCTAGAGATGCACAGAGGGAAGCCACTAAACCATCATAAATACAAAAAAATTCCATGCAGTTTTTCCGTGGTGGAAGGATTCCTAATTTTTCATTCTAGGATAGTTGCAGCAACTGAATATATATTATGGAACTCATCTTTGAGCACCTTTACTGGGGAAAGAAACAAATGATAATAAACAAGAGTCACCTTAGTCAACTGGTTGCTTCAAGCCCAGTTTTCAAATGTCCATCAAAATTCTAAGAACAATACCATCTCAGCTAACTGTGAACGCCCCGACACATGCAGTACGTGGTGTTAGAACGAGGCAACTGAGTTCCCATAATAGCCAGCCCTGTCAAAGGTTGAGGAATTATTCAGCAGATGAAGATACGCCCTCACAATCTCCCATTTGACTAAAAAACAGGCTCAACCTCAGGGAACATAAGAAAAGCGTCCAATTAGAGGAAAAAACAGAAACCGATATTGAACTCTCCTTTTAAATTTCTCAAAGTACATAACATTTCCTCAGTTATGAAGAATCGATTAACAGGGGCTGCCTCTGCCAGTCTGCCTTTAAGTTCCTCCttcaacaacaataaaatcacgGGATCAGTTTTCCAATCAatgattccaaaaattttcgaaaacaTTACTAGAAAATATCATGCGGGTCGTACAAGAAGAATCCGACATGGTAATATAGTTTTCAACTTGCATACAACTTTTCATTGTTTTCATGTTCTAATAAAAGTTAAGTATTAGTAAACCAACAAACTCTTTTTTTCTCTAGCTTATCTCAATGAAGCTTACAGTGCTTGGAGATCCCTGCGATTTCAAAAATCAGAGGGACATAACCGCAACTATAactagaaggaaaagaaaagttGATTTTGTTCCCAAAAGAGGACACAGGAAAATGAagggtaattttttttttttttaaggaaaCTGAGAGGTAGAGAAATTTAAGTCAAGGAACACTAACCAAAATTTTCTTCCCG contains:
- the LOC104101687 gene encoding uncharacterized protein, whose amino-acid sequence is MFDPYRSKPSSRGRTNLASCCVATFFLILLIVGIIVVYFFLFKPKTPKIAVDAVQFPTFSVTNGSVNFTFFQYVSVTNPNRDEFTHYDSSLQLSYSGEPVGVVFIPAGKIDGGRTQHMSAKFDVQSYPLPATLRADVSGGGVVSTAAANGGGGVGRGPTMEVETRMKLVGRVRVLKVFTHRVDSGVKCKVVIQVSSGSVLGVRC